The genome window TGCCGTAACAGATGGAGCAAAAACCTTGAAAGATATTCAGAATATAACCGGAGCCTGTACTGGAAATCAATGCGAGACATTGAATCCTTCTGGGAAATGTTGTTCAAGTGATATTAACGAACTTCTGCGTATCTATGTACCTGTTTTTGAACGACTTTCAAGTGGCAACTGTGGTTGAAAAAAATAGCGATTATGTCTCGTGGAGACAACAAAGATAAAATCGCATACTAAAGTAAGAGGGGAACAATATCGTTTCCCTCTTACTTTTTGACGGCTTCAATACATCGCGTCAAAGCACGATCATATATCTCTTTATCAGGACAATAGAGACGGAGAACCGTTTTATTTTTTTTCTTTAAGCCAATAACACGCCACTTTTCAAAGGGTTCTATTGTGTCAACACGATTCCAATATACTCTTTTCTCGGCTCTTTTCGTTACATCCAGGTCAGAAACAGGAAATGGACGAGTGGCAAAAAGAGGGGCATGAGAAACGGCACGTCCACGTACAGTTACATACAAAACGCCCTCTCTGTCGAGATAAAAGCGCCCATAGAAACGATTGCTGAAAAATAAAAGAGAAACGAGAACAAAAACACCACTAAACATTAAAGCGGCAAATCCCCCAACCTTAATAGCCAGCCATAAAGCATAAATGGTAAAAACGCCACTCAAACCAAAAATAGCAATAACGCCTATTCCCGTTACTACAATCCAAATAAAGAGGGCAAATATGATAAATTCTATAAGAACAAAAGGATTGGAAAGCATGGGAATTCCCGTTTCCCATGAAAGGGGCTTTTCTTCCCTTTCATTCCGATCACTTCCAGGTTCACG of Aminobacterium sp. MB27-C1 contains these proteins:
- a CDS encoding (2Fe-2S)-binding protein, giving the protein MMDWEKAPRDTVVCYCKNINKQQILRAVTDGAKTLKDIQNITGACTGNQCETLNPSGKCCSSDINELLRIYVPVFERLSSGNCG